A single genomic interval of Alligator mississippiensis isolate rAllMis1 chromosome 15, rAllMis1, whole genome shotgun sequence harbors:
- the ARHGEF11 gene encoding rho guanine nucleotide exchange factor 11 isoform X6 yields the protein MSVRPPQAALDRLSSLSSLGDSAPERRSPGHHRQPSDSTETTGLVQRCVIIQKDEHGFGFTVSGDRIVLVQSVRPGGAAMRAGVQEGDRIVKVNGTMVTNSSHLEVVKLIKSGAYVALTLLGSPPSSVGLSNSQQDASSSGAPRVMPTHPPPPPPPPPLPPPQRITGPKPLQDPEVQKHATQILRNMLRQEEAELQRFCEVYSRRPATGLEGQIEGARRRVSQLQLKILQETGSLVGGNDGMTQCVLSLQDCVRLSSDPGSVGLQVTEGRLSLDSQDGDSGLDSGTERFPSVSEISLNRNSVLSDPGLDSPRTSPIITSKMFQHHRRQGSDTPFAPSTEQGSDRTLRPLIIGPEEDYDPGYFNNECDSLFQDLGKLKSRPAHLGVFLRYIFSQADPSPLLFYLCADVCQKMNLKESRTLGKDIWNIFLEKNAALRVKVADSLLLEIESRLRNGEDIRSTLSEAQDTVMPEIQEQIQDYRTKRTMGLGSLYGENDLIDLDGDPQRERQVAEKQITQLGDILSKYEDDRSSPMAFALRTYVTHAGIRGSEPRPASTSEKSQALPDKDKWLPFFPKTKKQSSGTKKDKDTMEDKKRNPILKYIGKPKSSSQSTFHVPLSPVEVKPGNVRNIIQHFENNQHYESQEPGMQRLSTGSFPEDLLETDSSRLEVKLGRSESLKGREEMKKSRKAENVPRSRSDVDMDAAAEATRLHQSASSSASSLSTRSLENPTPPYTPKMGRRSIESPNLGFGTDSFLPHLLEDDLGQLSDLEPELDTQNWQHTMGREVTAYLTQKEIDRQEVINELFATEASHLRILRVLDVLFYQRLKKESLLSREELALLFPNLPDLIEIHNSLCESMKKLREEGPIIKEIGDLMLSQFDGPAREEIQQVAADFCAYQSIALELIKTKQRKETRFQIFMQEAESNPQCRRLQLKDLIISEMQRLTKYPLLLENVLKHTEGGTPEHEKLSRARDQCREILRHVNEAVKRAENRHRLEAYQKRLDATSLERTSNPLAAEFKNLDLTSRRMIHEGPLSWRVSKDKTVDLHVLLLEDLLVLLQKQDEKLVLKCHSKTALGSADTKQTFSPILKLNSVLIRSVATDKRALFIICTSELGPQIYELVALTSSEKNAWMELLEEAVQSAMRNATFPPKPRVQEPTHRPTPSSLVLQDAEGSPLLAQRSSSGAEMEEVSSADNNPGDFLGKEKPLVQQEEPEAEGSEGMAGEEEEELPAVTVPALPPVEPDDVHLQRPEPDMHLALPEPALGKGLAESALADVENLRHLLLRSLLPCRDLEPEDDLTPTPSVIGGAVQPWDTALPGQDPPVEPTGQEGKICPASGGTGPEPGDWLDGGVTEETCPAELQEAEMSPGAEGQSGLKVVRKAEVEGTNPAMLLPGGNQSETALQEGGGANVDGNYFYVSMPAESSTEPEHPTPPTSPSAPPCTHSPPSRRKEMGPCPSSLEGPPEPPAPGLAIRDVDLIFQVIEQLTLKLGQLKDVEAAHQELLQSLGQGSSADATPVGAAALEADTWPECPPSPVGRSPPASEPGCEDPR from the exons GTTGAGCAGCCTGTCTTCTCTGGGAGATTCGGCTCCAGAACGCAGGTCTCCCGGCCATCACCGCCAGCCGTCCGACTCCACCGAAACAACAG GCTTGGTCCAGCGCTGTGTCATCATCCAGAAGGACGAGCATGGCTTCGGCTTCACAGTCAGTGGGGACCGGATTGTCCTGGTGCAGAGTGTGCGGCCAG GAGGAGCAGCCATGAGGGCGGGTGTGCAGGAAGGGGACCGCATTGTCAAG GTGAACGGCACAATGGTAACAAACAGCTCGCACCTCGAAGTGGTGAAGCTCATCAAAT CCGGCGCCTACGTCGCACTGACCCTCCtaggctcccctccctcctcagtGGGACTCTCCAACTCCCAGCAAGACGCCAGCTCGTCAGGGGCTCCCCGGGTCATGCCCACACACCCCCCAccgcctcccccgccgccgccgttACCTCCGCCCCAGCGCATCACTGGACCCAAGCCACTGCAG GACCCAGAGGTCCAGAAGCACGCAACCCAGATCCTCCGGAACATGCTACGACAGGAGGAGGCTGAGTTACAG CGCTTCTGCGAGGTGTACAGCCGGCGCCCAGCCACCGGGCTGGAGGGTCAGATCGAGGGCGCCCGCCGCCGGgtcagccagctgcagctcaagATCCTCCAGGAAACTGGCAGCTTGGTG GGCGGGAACGATGGGATGACCCAGTGCGTCCTCTCGCTGCAGGACTGTGTACGGCTGAGCAGCGACCCGGGCTCCGTGGGGCTCCAGGTCACAGAAG GCCGCCTCTCCCTGGACTCTCAGGATGGCGACAGTGGCTTGGACTCTGGCACGGAGCGGTTCCCCTCGGTGAGCGAG ATCTCCCTGAACCGCAACTCAGTCCTGTCCGACCCCGGCCTCGACAGCCCGCGCACGTCTCCCATCAtcacctccaagatgttccagcaCCACCGCCGCCAGGGCTCAGATACGCCCTTCGCGCCCTCCACAGAGCAG GGCTCAGACCGGACACTGCGGCCTCTCATCATTGGCCCTGAGGAGGATTATGACCCAGGCTATTTCAACAATGAG TGTGACAGCCTCTTTCAGGACCTGGGGAAGCTGAAATCCCGGCCGGCTCACTTGGGGGTTTTCCTGCGGTACATCTTCTCCCAGGCGGATCCCAGccccctg CTCTTCTACTTGTGTGCCGACGTCTGCCAGAAGATGAACCTCAAGGAGTCCCGCACACTGGGCAAAGATATCTGGAACATCTTCTTGGAGAAGAACGCG GCACTGAGGGTGAAGGTGGCCGATTCGCTGTTGCTGGAAATAG AGTCTCGCCTGCGAAACGGGGAGGACATCAGGAGCACCCTGTCCGAAGCCCAAGACACGGTGATGCCTGAGATCCAAGAGCAGATCCAGGACTACAG GACAAAGcgcaccatggggctggggagcctgtacGGCGAGAACGACCTGATAGACCTGGACGGGGACCCCCAGAGGGAGCGGCAGGTGGCAGAGAAACAGATCACCCAGCTGGGTGACATCCT GTCGAAGTACGAGGATGATAGGAG TTCCCCCATGGCCTTTGCCCTCCGCACCTACGTGACCCACGCAGGCATCCGTGGGTCAGAACCTCGTCCTGCCAGCACCAGCGAGAAGTCCCAGGCCCTCCCAGACAAGGACAAGTGGCTGCCCTTCTTCCCCAAGACAAAGAAG CAGAGCAGTGGCACGAAGAAGGACAAGGACACGATGGAGGACAAGAAGCGCAACCCCATCCTCAAGTACATTGGGAAGCCCAAGAGCTCCTCCCAGAGCA catttCATGTCCCCTTGTCCCCTGTTGAAG TCAAACCTGGCAATGTGAGGAACATCATCCAGCACTTTGAGAACAACCAGCATTACGAGTCGCAGGAGCCCGGCATGCAGCGCCTCTCCACTGGCAGCTTCCCCGAGGACCTGCTGGAAACCGACAG CTCTAGGTTGGAAGTGAAGCTGGGCCGCTCGGAGAGCCTGAAGGGCCGGGAGGAGATGAAGAAATCACGCAAGGCTGAGAATGTGCCGCGCTCCCGGAGCGACGTGGACATGGACGCGGCGGCAGAGGCAACACGGCTACATCAGTCAGCTTCATCTTCCGCCTCCAGCTTGTCAACGAG ATCACTGGAAAACCCCACGCCTCCCTACACGCCCAAGATGGGGCGCAG GAGTATTGAGTCCCCCAACCTGGGCTTTGGCACGGACTccttcctgccccacctcctcGAGGATGATCTGGGCCAGCTCTCGGACCTGGAGCCCGAGCTGGACACACAGAACTGGCAGCATACAATGGGGCGGGAGGTCACAGCCTACCTGACACAGAAAGAGATCGACCGGCAGGAGGTGATCAATG AGCTCTTTGCCACAGAGGCGTCTCACCTGCGCATCCTCCGGGTCCTGGATGTCCTCTTCTACCAGCGGCTGAAGAAGGAGAGCCTGTTGTCacgggaggagctggcactgctctTCCCCAACCTCCCAGACCTCATCGAAATCCACA ATTCGCTCTGTGAGTCCATGAAGAAGCTGCGGGAAGAAGGACCAATCATCAAAGAGATCGGGGACCTCATGCTGTCCCAG TTCGATGGGCCAGCACGCGAGGAAATCCAGCAGGTCGCAGCCGACTTCTGCGCTTACCAGTCCATCGCCCTGGAGCTGATCAAAACCAAGCAGCGCAAGGAGACCCGCTTCCAGATCTTCATGCAG GAAGCCGAGAGCAACCCACAGTGCCGCCGGCTGCAGCTCAAGGACCTGATCATCTCTGAGATGCAGCGTCTGACCAAGTACCCGCTGCTGTTGGAGAATGTCCTCAAGCACACGGAGG GCGGGACCCCAGAGCATGAGAAGCTGAGCCGTGCCCGGGACCAGTGCCGGGAGATCTTGCGACACGTGAACGAGGCGGTGAAGCGGGCAGAGAACCGGCATCGGCTGGAGGCCTACCAGAAGCGCCTGGATGCCACCTCGCTGGAACGCACCAGCAACCCGCTGGCAGCCGAGTTCAAG AACCTGGACCTCACGTCCCGCCGCATGATCCACGAGGGGCCCCTGAGCTGGCGTGTCAGCAAGGACAAGACTGTGG ATCTGCATGTGCTGCTGCTCGAAGACCTCTTGGTgcttttgcagaagcaggacgaGAAGCTGGTGCTGAAGTGTCACAGCAAGACGGCACTGGGCTCCGCCGACACCAAGCAAACCTTCAGCCCCATCCTCAAGCTCAATTCGGTGCTCATCCGCTCCGTGGCCACAG ATAAGCGAGCCCTCTTCATCATCTGCACCTCGGAGCTGGGGCCCCAGATCTACGAGCTGGTGGCACTGACATCCTCGGAGAAGAACGC gtggatggagctgctggaggaggcTGTGCAGAGTGCCATGAGGAATGCCACCTTCCCCCCCAAGCCCCGGGTGCAGGAGCCCACACACAGGCCAACGCCATCCAG CCTGGTGCTGCAGGACGCCGAGGGCTCCCCGCTGCTGGCACAACGCAGCAGCTCTGGAGCGGAGATGGAAGAGGTCTCTTCAG CGGACAACAACCCCGGCGACTTCCTGGGCAAAGAGAAGCCCCTGGTGCAGCAGGAGGAGCCCGAGGCAGAGGGCAGCGAGGGCATGGCAGGCGAGGAAGAGGAGGAACTGCCTGCAGTTactgtgcctgccctgccccccgtGGAGCCGGACGATGTTCACCTGCAGCGGCCAGAGCCAGATATGCACCTCGCCCTGCCGGAGCCGGCACTTGGGAAGGGGCTGGCCGAGTCGGCCCTGGCGGATG TGGAGAACCTGCGGCACCTGCTGCTGCGCAGCCTCCTACCTTGCCGGGACCTGGAGCCTGAGGACGACCTGACGCCCACGCCCTCGGTCATCGGGGGCGCCGTCCAGCCCTGGGATACAGCACTACCTGGCCAGGACCCTCCAGTGGAGCCCACAGGACAGGAGGGCAAGATTTGCCCAGCGAGTGGTGGGACAGGACCTGAGCCCGGAGACTGGCTGGACGGAGGGGTCACAGAGGAGACATGCCCAGCGGAGCTACAGGAGGCAGAGATGTCCCCAGGTGCCGAGGGGCAGAGCGGGCTCAAGGTGGTGCGCAAAG CTGAGGTGGAGGGCACTAACCCAGCCATGCTCCTGCCAGGCGGCAACCAATCAGAAACTGCAttgcaggaaggaggaggagctaATGTAGATG GCAACTACTTCTACGTCAGCATGCCGGCTGAGTCCTCCACGGAGCCCGAGCACCCCACGCCGCCCACCAGCCCCTCggcacccccctgcacccactccccaccctccaggaggaaggagatggGGCCCTGTCCCAGCAGCTTGGAGGGGCCCCCAGAGCCGCCCGCGCCCGGCCTGGCTATCCGGGACGTGGACCTGATCTTCCAGGTCATCGAGCAGCTCACACTGAAGCTGGGGCAGCTGAAG GACGTGGAGGCAGCCCACCAGGAGCTGTTGCAGTCGCTGGGGCAGGGTTCATCGGCCGACGCCACACCCGTGGGGGCTGCTGCACTGGAGGCGGACACATGGCCAGagtgtccccccagccctgtagGGAGGAGCCCACCGGCCAGCGAGCCAG GCTGTGAGGACCCTCGGTGA